The following coding sequences are from one Canis lupus baileyi chromosome 19, mCanLup2.hap1, whole genome shotgun sequence window:
- the WIZ gene encoding protein Wiz isoform X7 → MAASTAQCRVTKAESKAAAGPRAGGARERAPAGAPPPSPPSPGPAALPAPPPPPPPPPPPPPPRDGPKAEPEPGPGPAPAPGLGSEENTMVAMDLGSPPLPKKSLPVPGPLEQVANRLSSKVAAEVPHGSKQELPDLKAQSLTTCEVCGACFETRKGLSSHARSHLRQLGVAESESSGAPIDLLYELVKQKGLPDTPLGLPPGLSKKSNSPKEVVAGAPRPGLLALAKPLDAPAVNKAIKSPPGFSTKGLAHPPSSPLLKKAPLALAGSPTPKNPEDKSPQLSLSPRPASPKAQWPQSEDEGPLNLTLDSDGGRELDCQLCGAWFETRKGLSSHARAHLRHLGVSDPDAKGSPIDVLHGLIRRDGVQIRLPPGRGTLAQLGRPPPTSAALSLLPPPPPAKKAKLKAAGTASPWGKQDLSAAAAAGIFWASDVEPSPLNLSSGPEPARDIRCEFCGEFFENRKGLSSHARSHLRQMGVTEWYVNGSPIDTLREILKRRTQSRPGGPPNPPGPSPKALAKVVGSGGPGSSLEARSPADLHLSPLAKKLPPPPGSPLGHSPTASPPPTARKMFPGLAAPSLPKKLKPEQMRVEIKREMLPGALHGEPHPSEGPWVAPREDMAPLNLSSRAEPVRDIRCEFCGEFFENRKGLSSHARSHLRQMGVTEWSVNGSPIDTLREILKKKSKPCLIKKEPPAGDLAPALAEDGPPTAAPGPVQAPLPLVPMAGRPGKPGAGPAQVPRELSLAPITGAKPTATGYLGSVAAKRPLQEDRLLPAEVKAKTYIQTELPFKAKTLHEKTSHSSTEACCELCGLYFENRKALASHARAHLRQFGVTEWCVNGSPIETLSEWIKHRPQKVGAYRSYIQGGRPFTKKFRSAGHGRDSDKRPPLGLAPGGLAVVGRSAGGEPGPEAGRAADSGERPLAASPPGTVKAEEHQRQNINKFERRQARPPDASAVRGGEEANDLQQKLEEVRQPPPRVRPVPSLVPRPPQTSLVKFVGNIYTLKCRFCEVEFQGPLSIQEEWVRHLQRHILEMNFSKADPPPEEPRAPQAQTAAAEAP, encoded by the exons ATGGCCGCCTCCACCGCCCAGTGCCGAGTGACAAAAGCGGAGAGCaaggcggcggcggggccgcgcGCGGGGGGCGCCCGGGAGCGCGCGCCCGCTGGGgcgcccccgcccagccccccgagcccgggccccgcggccctccccgcgccgccgccgccgcccccgcccccgccgccgccgccgccgccgcgggacGGGCCCAAGGCCGAGCCGGAGCCGGGGCCCGGGCCGGCGCCCGCGCCGG GCCTGGGTTCTGAGGAAAACACAATGGTGGCCATGGACTTGGGCTCCCCCCCGCTCCCCAAGAAGAGCCTGCCTGTCCCTGGGCCCTTGGAACAGGTGGCCAATCGGCTGAGCAGCAAAGTGGCTGCAGAGGTTCCTCATGGCAGCAAGCAGGAGCTGCCAGATCTCAAGG CCCAGAGTCTGACCACCTGCGAGGTCTGCGGTGCCTGCTTTGAGACACGCAAGGGCCTGTCCAGCCACGCACGCTCCCACCTGCGTCAGCTGGGGGTGGCCGAATCGGAGAGCAGCGGTGCCCCCATTGACCTCCTCTACGAGCTTGTGAAGCAGAAGGGCCTGCCTGACACACCCCTTGGGCTGCCCCCAGGCCTGTCTAAGAAGTCCAACTCACCGAAGGAGGTGGTCGCCGGTGCCCCCCGGCCTGGCTTGCTTGCCCTGGCCAAGCCCTTGGATGCCCCTGCTGTCAACAAGGCCATCAAGTCACCTCCTGGCTTCTCTACCAAGGGCTTGGCCCACCCACCCAGCTCCCCACTCCTCAAGAAGGCACCACTCGCCCTGgcgggctcccccacccccaagaatCCTGAGGACAAGAGCCCCCAGCTGTCCCTGAGCCCCCGGCCAGCCTCCCCAAAGGCACAGTGGCCTCAGTCTGAGGATGAAGGGCCCCTGAACCTCA CTTTAGATAGTGACGGGGGCAGAGAGCTGGACTGCCAGCTGTGCGGTGCCTGGTTTGAGACCCGCAAGGGCCTGTCCAGCCACGCCCGCGCCCACCTGCGCCACCTGGGCGTCAGCGACCCGGACGCCAAGGGATCCCCCATAGACGTGCTCCACGGGCTCATCAGGAGGGACGGCGTCCAGATCCGCCTCCCACCCGGGCGCGGCACCCTGGCCCAGCTGGGGCGGCCTCCTCCCACCTCTGCGGCCCTCTCCTtgctcccccccccaccgccgGCCAAGAAGGCCAAGCTGAAGGCCGCGGGTACGGCCAGCCCCTGGGGGAAGCAGGACCTCTCGGCCGCCGCAGCCGCCGGCATTTTCTGGGCCTCTGATGTGGAGCCGTCTCCTCTCAACCTCT CCTCGGGCCCAGAGCCAGCTCGAGACATCCGCTGCGAGTTCTGCGGTGAGTTCTTCGAGAACCGCAAGGGCCTATCAAGTCACGCACGCTCGCACCTGCGGCAGATGGGCGTGACTGAGTGGTATGTCAACGGCTCACCCATTGACACACTACGGGAGATCCTCAAGAGACGGACCCAGTCCCGGCCTGGTGGCCCCCCTAACCCACCAGGGCCCAGCCCGAAAGCCCTGGCCAAGGTGGTGGGCAGCGGAGGTCCTGGCAGCTCGCTGGAAGCCCGCAGCCCCGCAGACCTTCACCTCTCACCCCTGGCCAAGAAGTTGCCACCGCCACCAGGCAGCCCCCTGGGCCACTCACCaactgcctctcctcctcccacggCCCGGAAGATGTTCCCAGGCCTGGCCGCACCTTCCCTGCCCAAGAAGCTGAAGCCTGAACAAATGCGGGTGGAGATCAAACGGGAGATGCTACCAGGGGCCCTTCATGGGGAGCCACACCCATctgagggtccctgggtggcgccacGGGAAGACATGGCCCCCCTGAACCTGT CGTCCCGGGCAGAGCCTGTGCGTGACATCCGCTGTGAGTTCTGCGGTGAATTCTTCGAGAACCGCAAGGGCCTGTCGAGCCACGCGCGCTCCCACCTACGGCAGATGGGTGTGACCGAGTGGTCCGTCAACGGCTCGCCCATCGACACACTGCGGGAGATCCTCAAGAAGAAGTCCAAACCGTGCCTCATCAAGAAAGAGCCGCCAGCCGGAGACCTGGCCCCTGCCTTGGCTGAGGACGGGCCCCCCACGGCTGCTCCTGGGCCTGTGCAGGCCCCCCTGCCATTGGTGCCAATGGCTGGCCGCCCAGGCAAACCAGGAGCTGGGCCGGCCCAGGTTCCTCGAGAGCTCAGCCTGGCGCCCATCACTGGTGCCAAGCCCACAGCCACTGGCTATCTGGGCTCAGTGGCAGCCAAGCGGCCCCTGCAGGAGGACCGCCTCCTCCCAGCAGAGGTCAAGGCCAAGACCTACATCCAGACCGAACTGCCCTTCAAGGCAAAGACCCTCCACGAGAAGACCTCCCACTCCT CCACTGAGGCCTGCTGTGAGCTGTGTGGCCTTTACTTCGAAAACCGCAAGGCCCTGGCCAGCCACGCGCGGGCGCACCTGCGGCAATTTGGCGTGACCGAGTGGTGTGTGAACGGCTCACCCATTGAGACACTGAGCGAGTGGATCAAGCACCGGCCTCAGAAGGTGGGGGCTTACCGCAGCTACATCCAGGGCGGCCGCCCCTTCACCAAGAAGTTCCGCAGCGCTGGACATGGCCGCGATAGTGACAAGCGGCCACCCCTCGGGCTGGCACCTGGGGGCCTGGCTGTGGTGGGCCGCAGTGCTGGGGGTGAGCCAGGGCCTGAGGCTGGCCGGGCAGCAGACAGTGGTGAGCGGCCTCTGGCAGCCAGCCCGCCAGGCACTGTGAAGGCTGAGGAGCACCAGCGGCAGAACATCAACA AATTTGAGCGCCGACAAGCCCGCCCTCCAGATGCCTCTGCGGTCCGGGGGGGCGAAGAGGCCAATGATCTACAGCAGAAGCTGGAGGAGGTGCGGCAGCCCCCGCCCCGGGTCCGGCCGGTCCCCTCCTTGGTACCCCGGCCCCCCCAGACATCACTGGTCAAGTTTGTTGGCAACATCTACACCCTCAAGTGCAG GTTCTGTGAGGTGGAATTCCAGGGGCCCCTCTCTATCCAGGAGGAGTGGGTGCGGCACTTACAGCGGCACATCCTGGAGATGAATTTCTCCAAAGCGGACCCCCCGCCTGAGGAGCCCCGGGCCCCGCAGGCACAGACAGCGGCGGCAGAGGCACCCTAA
- the WIZ gene encoding protein Wiz isoform X9, protein MAASTAQCRVTKAESKAAAGPRAGGARERAPAGAPPPSPPSPGPAALPAPPPPPPPPPPPPPPRDGPKAEPEPGPGPAPAPGLGSEENTMVAMDLGSPPLPKKSLPVPGPLEQVANRLSSKVAAEVPHGSKQELPDLKAQSLTTCEVCGACFETRKGLSSHARSHLRQLGVAESESSGAPIDLLYELVKQKGLPDTPLGLPPGLSKKSNSPKEVVAGAPRPGLLALAKPLDAPAVNKAIKSPPGFSTKGLAHPPSSPLLKKAPLALAGSPTPKNPEDKSPQLSLSPRPASPKAQWPQSEDEGPLNLTSGPEPARDIRCEFCGEFFENRKGLSSHARSHLRQMGVTEWYVNGSPIDTLREILKRRTQSRPGGPPNPPGPSPKALAKVVGSGGPGSSLEARSPADLHLSPLAKKLPPPPGSPLGHSPTASPPPTARKMFPGLAAPSLPKKLKPEQMRVEIKREMLPGALHGEPHPSEGPWVAPREDMAPLNLSSRAEPVRDIRCEFCGEFFENRKGLSSHARSHLRQMGVTEWSVNGSPIDTLREILKKKSKPCLIKKEPPAGDLAPALAEDGPPTAAPGPVQAPLPLVPMAGRPGKPGAGPAQVPRELSLAPITGAKPTATGYLGSVAAKRPLQEDRLLPAEVKAKTYIQTELPFKAKTLHEKTSHSSTEACCELCGLYFENRKALASHARAHLRQFGVTEWCVNGSPIETLSEWIKHRPQKVGAYRSYIQGGRPFTKKFRSAGHGRDSDKRPPLGLAPGGLAVVGRSAGGEPGPEAGRAADSGERPLAASPPGTVKAEEHQRQNINKFERRQARPPDASAVRGGEEANDLQQKLEEVRQPPPRVRPVPSLVPRPPQTSLVKFVGNIYTLKCRFCEVEFQGPLSIQEEWVRHLQRHILEMNFSKADPPPEEPRAPQAQTAAAEAP, encoded by the exons ATGGCCGCCTCCACCGCCCAGTGCCGAGTGACAAAAGCGGAGAGCaaggcggcggcggggccgcgcGCGGGGGGCGCCCGGGAGCGCGCGCCCGCTGGGgcgcccccgcccagccccccgagcccgggccccgcggccctccccgcgccgccgccgccgcccccgcccccgccgccgccgccgccgccgcgggacGGGCCCAAGGCCGAGCCGGAGCCGGGGCCCGGGCCGGCGCCCGCGCCGG GCCTGGGTTCTGAGGAAAACACAATGGTGGCCATGGACTTGGGCTCCCCCCCGCTCCCCAAGAAGAGCCTGCCTGTCCCTGGGCCCTTGGAACAGGTGGCCAATCGGCTGAGCAGCAAAGTGGCTGCAGAGGTTCCTCATGGCAGCAAGCAGGAGCTGCCAGATCTCAAGG CCCAGAGTCTGACCACCTGCGAGGTCTGCGGTGCCTGCTTTGAGACACGCAAGGGCCTGTCCAGCCACGCACGCTCCCACCTGCGTCAGCTGGGGGTGGCCGAATCGGAGAGCAGCGGTGCCCCCATTGACCTCCTCTACGAGCTTGTGAAGCAGAAGGGCCTGCCTGACACACCCCTTGGGCTGCCCCCAGGCCTGTCTAAGAAGTCCAACTCACCGAAGGAGGTGGTCGCCGGTGCCCCCCGGCCTGGCTTGCTTGCCCTGGCCAAGCCCTTGGATGCCCCTGCTGTCAACAAGGCCATCAAGTCACCTCCTGGCTTCTCTACCAAGGGCTTGGCCCACCCACCCAGCTCCCCACTCCTCAAGAAGGCACCACTCGCCCTGgcgggctcccccacccccaagaatCCTGAGGACAAGAGCCCCCAGCTGTCCCTGAGCCCCCGGCCAGCCTCCCCAAAGGCACAGTGGCCTCAGTCTGAGGATGAAGGGCCCCTGAACCTCA CCTCGGGCCCAGAGCCAGCTCGAGACATCCGCTGCGAGTTCTGCGGTGAGTTCTTCGAGAACCGCAAGGGCCTATCAAGTCACGCACGCTCGCACCTGCGGCAGATGGGCGTGACTGAGTGGTATGTCAACGGCTCACCCATTGACACACTACGGGAGATCCTCAAGAGACGGACCCAGTCCCGGCCTGGTGGCCCCCCTAACCCACCAGGGCCCAGCCCGAAAGCCCTGGCCAAGGTGGTGGGCAGCGGAGGTCCTGGCAGCTCGCTGGAAGCCCGCAGCCCCGCAGACCTTCACCTCTCACCCCTGGCCAAGAAGTTGCCACCGCCACCAGGCAGCCCCCTGGGCCACTCACCaactgcctctcctcctcccacggCCCGGAAGATGTTCCCAGGCCTGGCCGCACCTTCCCTGCCCAAGAAGCTGAAGCCTGAACAAATGCGGGTGGAGATCAAACGGGAGATGCTACCAGGGGCCCTTCATGGGGAGCCACACCCATctgagggtccctgggtggcgccacGGGAAGACATGGCCCCCCTGAACCTGT CGTCCCGGGCAGAGCCTGTGCGTGACATCCGCTGTGAGTTCTGCGGTGAATTCTTCGAGAACCGCAAGGGCCTGTCGAGCCACGCGCGCTCCCACCTACGGCAGATGGGTGTGACCGAGTGGTCCGTCAACGGCTCGCCCATCGACACACTGCGGGAGATCCTCAAGAAGAAGTCCAAACCGTGCCTCATCAAGAAAGAGCCGCCAGCCGGAGACCTGGCCCCTGCCTTGGCTGAGGACGGGCCCCCCACGGCTGCTCCTGGGCCTGTGCAGGCCCCCCTGCCATTGGTGCCAATGGCTGGCCGCCCAGGCAAACCAGGAGCTGGGCCGGCCCAGGTTCCTCGAGAGCTCAGCCTGGCGCCCATCACTGGTGCCAAGCCCACAGCCACTGGCTATCTGGGCTCAGTGGCAGCCAAGCGGCCCCTGCAGGAGGACCGCCTCCTCCCAGCAGAGGTCAAGGCCAAGACCTACATCCAGACCGAACTGCCCTTCAAGGCAAAGACCCTCCACGAGAAGACCTCCCACTCCT CCACTGAGGCCTGCTGTGAGCTGTGTGGCCTTTACTTCGAAAACCGCAAGGCCCTGGCCAGCCACGCGCGGGCGCACCTGCGGCAATTTGGCGTGACCGAGTGGTGTGTGAACGGCTCACCCATTGAGACACTGAGCGAGTGGATCAAGCACCGGCCTCAGAAGGTGGGGGCTTACCGCAGCTACATCCAGGGCGGCCGCCCCTTCACCAAGAAGTTCCGCAGCGCTGGACATGGCCGCGATAGTGACAAGCGGCCACCCCTCGGGCTGGCACCTGGGGGCCTGGCTGTGGTGGGCCGCAGTGCTGGGGGTGAGCCAGGGCCTGAGGCTGGCCGGGCAGCAGACAGTGGTGAGCGGCCTCTGGCAGCCAGCCCGCCAGGCACTGTGAAGGCTGAGGAGCACCAGCGGCAGAACATCAACA AATTTGAGCGCCGACAAGCCCGCCCTCCAGATGCCTCTGCGGTCCGGGGGGGCGAAGAGGCCAATGATCTACAGCAGAAGCTGGAGGAGGTGCGGCAGCCCCCGCCCCGGGTCCGGCCGGTCCCCTCCTTGGTACCCCGGCCCCCCCAGACATCACTGGTCAAGTTTGTTGGCAACATCTACACCCTCAAGTGCAG GTTCTGTGAGGTGGAATTCCAGGGGCCCCTCTCTATCCAGGAGGAGTGGGTGCGGCACTTACAGCGGCACATCCTGGAGATGAATTTCTCCAAAGCGGACCCCCCGCCTGAGGAGCCCCGGGCCCCGCAGGCACAGACAGCGGCGGCAGAGGCACCCTAA